The following proteins are co-located in the Colletotrichum lupini chromosome 4, complete sequence genome:
- a CDS encoding RWD repeat domain-containing protein — MSDDLRDEIKALNSIYGDDTLRHTPPDNYVLTLPGGPGASSLTLRFADSYPDVPPEILGTHSAGENAPRGVGARDLLLFREAVAAVYQPGAVCLFDAVEEFSRRVEEVSEAEPSGPPTNPHSPPASASTTRLDGEHGNQNQNQEADSLPSYMLEEPPWIVSDPFVELKSVFLARAAPVTSPEQAASYVQHLVATDKKVRSASHNMTAWRIRGPNGTSFQDCDDDGETAAGGRLLHLMQLMDLWDVMVVVTRWYGGQKLGPRRFALINSTARDAFVKAGWAEEAGQGKKKGHGK, encoded by the coding sequence ATGTCAGACGATCTCAGAGACGAGATAAAAGCCCTCAACTCAATCTACGGAGACGACACCCTCCGCCACACACCACCAGACAACTATGTTCTCACGCTTCCCGGCGGCCCGGGTGCCTCCTCGCTCACCCTCCGCTTCGCCGACTCGTACCCGGACGTGCCGCCAGAGATCCTCGGCACCCACAGCGCCGGCGAGAACGCGCCCCGCGGCGTCGGCGCCCGCGACCTGCTGCTCTTCCGCGAGGCCGTCGCCGCCGTCTACCAGCCGGGCGCTGTCTGTCTCTTCGACGCCGTGGAGGAGTTCTCCCGACGCGTGGAGGAAGTTTCGGAAGCTGAGCCGTCAGGACCACCCACCAACCCACACTCTCCACCGGCGTCGGCATCGACGACACGGCTTGATGGAGAGCACGGGAACCAGAACCAGAACCAAGAAGCTGACTCTCTGCCTTCCTACATGCTAGAGGAACCCCCTTGGATCGTCTCCGACCCCTTCGTCGAACTCAAATCCGTCTTCCTCGCGCGCGCCGCGCCCGTGACGTCCCCCGAGCAGGCCGCAAGTTACGTCCAGCACCTCGTCGCCACGGACAAAAAGGTGCGCAGCGCAAGCCACAACATGACGGCGTGGCGCATCCGCGGGCCCAACGGCACGAGCTTCCAAGACTgcgacgacgacggcgagACGGCGGCGGGCGGGCGGCTGCTGCACCTGATGCAGCTCATGGACCTGTGGGACGTCATGGTCGTCGTGACGAGGTGGTACGGCGGGCAGAAGCTGGGGCCGAGGCGGTTCGCGCTGATTAATAGCACGGCGAGGGATGCGTTTGTCAAGGCTGGGTGGGCGGAGGAGGCGGGGCaggggaagaagaaggggCATGGCAAGTGA
- a CDS encoding GTPase-activating protein GYP7: MSPASVVMEYASMREIKLINTERRVRDEALSREAESSDDGANDMVHLDARVAVPPHYAKRLPKSRYRYKGAATTAQHLAWAIRPQRPTSLATVRSHATFPGSSFLFLALLHPRRQQAFGAEAPRTSQLTSSAAHCTMTSDSDPPPATNAPPPTRSRSPSGSFYALSDDEEGDYNTITHTETGRGVKLLFSKSKVYVHPTPSAKDNIPGYIALLQQKGGSSERPASSSSRDSRHPPPSNLLLAWLPETSLGESESIYVKVDLSEGDSPPKQSYLVPPPPTVTSHRGSVGTYAFAIPVSAIYSLLVRPPSLGWWFGSLIINSRAGDSFPALFFHDSECQSTILKRKRRTRDSFDPFGDRGEMFWGGDEVLRWLRRYVPIERSGAEPNIYLVEPSKEDSEAFSGKLTSSTAQAGQNDASGTRAGGAGSSSDAQMDPFVKFVKETGWNIMEKFSKVTTFTRRAAQDVIQNPNVPPQVKRLLRNPEVQTLQDEFDSARIYLARWAMGIAEQSERDRSQRIWTAKEVLELEDTDVGEFELLDGSSTMSLEDRRKTVTLKEWNTFFDPRTGRLSVTVDEVKERVFHGGLDPDDGVRKEAWLFILGVHDWYSTAEERKAHLASLRDEYVKLKGAWWERLVDLGGEGEQGEWWREQRGRIEKDVHRTDRNVPIFAGEDIPHPDPDSPFSEVGTNVHLEQMKDMLLTYNEYNKDLGYVQGMSDLLAPIYAVMQDDAIAFWGFQHFMDRMERNFLRDQSGMRSQLLTLDHLVQFMDPKLYAHLQSADSTNFFFFFRMLLVWYKREFEWMDVLRLWETLWTDYLSSSFHLFVALAILEKHRDVIMTHLQHFDEVLKYVNELSNTMDLDSTLIRAEALFRRFHRLVEAVDKKGNFPGPRIRDPGSPSKSASTDKTPQESQSSAGPASPRKDKSKATEEPEVKKIITPELRELLSRKVSHEDTTEKSWVGNGAVLDFPEEKKGVRGPTCDADEGSGSPDSTIVEDAFSGSAPPKGFRGSAAAAQPTPRDTPSWPSRHALGERVPLVVVIRAGETAKEKNDSGIAWKGEGHLFVGGVTFGTQPSALSSPRTFQPSACDYNYNYTSSRPLLTVFPRQRSQTTRSHGGHGGGGPAVAEVVKDRASVVVNEVSRGPVNNEIIVANRERDVAVVPAGAQVINEVTTTEVFPGRPGYGYGYEPGPAGNQLCTQCRRYWHNSFTETVCYRCRSSYGYRDRFDDRLSYRSGYSGSSYGGYGSERCAYCERLRFEGPGYRHDGVSICRDRYGRPALCRPRRVLVEKTVKKYYY, from the exons ATGTCGCCAGCTTCCGTCGTCATGGAATACGCCTCGATGCGCGAAATA AAACTCATTAACACGGAACGGCGAGTCCGCGATGAAGCTTTGTCTCGCGAGGCCGAATCTAGCGACGATGGAGCGA ATGACATGGTTCACCTTGATGCGCGGGTAGCTGTACCGCCACACTACGCTAAAAGGCTGCCTAAATCGCGGTACAGATACA AGGGCGCGGCGACGACTGCGCAGCACCTTGCCTGGGCTATTCGCCCCCAACGTCCCACATCATTAGCCACAGTTCGCTCACATGCCACTTTCCCCGGATCATCCTTTTTGTTTCTCGCTCTT CTTCACCCGAGACGACAGCAGGCCTTCGGAGCCGAAGCCCCCCGTACATCCCAGCTTACATCATCGGCGGCGCACTGCACGATGACCTCAGACTCAGATCCCCCGCCGGCCACCAACGCTCCACCACCGACGCGATCTCGTTCGCCCTCGGGGAGCTTCTATGCCCTGAGCGACGATGAGGAAGGGGACTACAACACAATCACGCATACAGAAACAGGACGGGGCGTCAAGCTTCTATTCTCTAAGAGCAAG GTCTATGTTCACCCCACGCCATCTGCGAAAGATAATATCCCAGGCTACATAGCCTTACTCCAGCAGAAAGGAGGCTCAAGCGAACGACcggcctcctcctcgtctcGAGACTCTCGCCATCCACCTCCATCCAACCTGCTCCTAGCATGGCTCCCCGAAACATCTCTCGGCGAATCCGAGAGTATTTACGTCAAGGTCGACCTCAGTGAAGGTGATTCGCCGCCTAAGCAGTCGTACCTGGTACCCCCTCCGCCGACGGTCACATCCCACAGAGGCTCTGTAGGCACATATGCTTTCGCCATTCCAGTCAGCGCAATATACTCGCTTCTCGTGAGACCACCAAGTCTGGGCTGGTGGTTCGGCTCTCTAATCATCAACTCGAGGGCTGGTGATAGTTTTCCCGCGCTATTTTTCCACGACAGCGAATGTCAGAGCACCATCCTTAAGAGAAAGAGGCGGACGAGGGATAGCTTCGACCCATTCGGTGACCGGGGTGAGATGTTCTGGGGCGGCGATGAGGTCCTGCGATGGTTACGGCGCTACGTTCCGATCGAGAGATCCGGCGCCGAGCCCAACATTTACTTGGTGGAGCCCTCGAAGGAGGACAGCGAGGCTTTCAGTGGCAAGCTCACGTCCAGTACGGCTCAGGCCGGCCAAAATGATGCTTCGGGGACTCGAGCCGGCGGCGCTGGCTCCAGTAGTGACGCGCAGATGGACCCCTTTGTAAAATTTGTCAAAGAAACTGGATGGAACATCATGGAGAAGTTCAGCAAGGTCACCACTTTCACCAGACGGGCTGCTCAAGACGTCATACAGAACCCGAATGTTCCCCCACAAGTCAAGAGGCTTCTTCGCAACCCAGAGGTTCAGACTCTTCAAGATGAGTTTGACAGCGCGAGGATATACCTGGCGCGCTGGGCAATGGGAATTGCCGAACAAAGTGAGCGAGATCGGAGCCAGAGGATATGGACTGCTAAGGAAGTCTTGGAGCTCGAGGATACCGATGTTGGAGAGTTTGAGCTGCTAGACGGCAGTAGCACCATGTCGTTGGAGGATAGAAGAAAGACGGTGACGCTGAAAGAATGGAACACGTTCTTTGATCCACGAACTGGAAGGCTTTCTGTCACTGTTGACGAAGTCAAAGAACGGGTGTTTCACGGAGGACTGGACCCTGACGATGGCGTGAGGAAAGAGGCATGGCTCTTCATTCTCGGGGTTCACGACTGGTATAGCACTGCCGAGGAGCGAAAAGCCCATCTCGCGTCCCTACGAGACGAATATGTTAAGTTGAAGGGCGCATGGTGGGAGAGACTAGTAGACTTGGGAGGCGAGGGCGAACAGGGCGAGTGGTGGCGTGAGCAACGCGGTCGAATCG AAAAGGATGTCCACCGGACAGATCGTAATGTGCCCATCTTCGCCGGAGAAGACATTCCGCACCCCGATCCCGACTCCCCCTTTTCCGAGGTCGGCACCAATGTCCATCTTGAGCAGATGAAGGACATGCTCCTGACGTACAACGAGTACAATAAGGATCTCGGCTACGTGCAGGGCATGTCTGATCTTCTCGCTCCTATCTACGCTGTGATGCAGGACGATGCCATCGCCTTTTGGGGCTTCCAGCACTTCATGGACCGCATGGAGCGCAATTTCCTACGAGATCAGTCTGGCATGCGGTCTCAGCTACTGACTCTTGATCATCTCGTTCAGTTCATGGACCCCAAGCTTTACGCTCACCTGCAGTCTGCTGATAGCACaaactttttcttcttcttccgcaTGTTGCTCGTCTGGTATAAACGGGAGTTCGAGTGGATGGACGTATTGCGTCTTTGGGAGACTCTGTGGACGGACTATTTGAGCAGCAGCTTCCACCTATTTGTGGCCTTGGCCATTTTGGAGAAGCACCGCGACGTCATCATGACCCACCTGCAGCATTTTGATGAGGTGCTTAAATACG TCAACGAGCTTTCCAACACAATGGATCTTGACTCAACTCTAATTCGCGCGGAGGCGCTATTCCGTCGGTTCCACCGCCTGGTTGAGGCCGTCGATAAGAAGGGCAATTTCCCGGGACCGAGAATCCGCGACCCGGGGTCTCCTTCAAAGTCGGCATCTACCGACAAAACTCCACAGGAGAGCCAAAGCAGTGCAGGTCCAGCATCGCCACGCAAGGACAAGAGCAAGGCAACTGAAGAGCCCGAGGTCAAGAAGATTATCACTCCCGAGTTAAGAGAGCTACTTAGCCGGAAGGTC TCACACGAGGACACGACGGAAAAATCATGGGTTGGAAACGGGGCAG TTCTAGATTTCccggaagaaaaaaaaggtgTCAGAGGCCCCACGTGTGACGCTGATGAGGGTTCCGGAAGCCCGGATTCAACGATAGTTGAGGATGCCTTCTCCGGCTCAGCCCCTCCGAAGGGGTTCAGGGGCAGCGCAGCCGCAGCGCAGCCTACACCCCGAGACA CTCCGTCTTGGCCTTCACGTCATGCATTGGGTGAAAGAGTCCCGCTAGTGGTGGTCATCCGGGCAGGGGAGACGGCCAAG GAAAAGAATGATTCTGGAATCGCTTGGAAGGGGGAGGGT CACTTGTTTGTTGGCGGCGTCACGTTCGGAACTCAGCCGTCGGCACTCAGCTCCCCTCGGACATTTCAGCCCTCAGCTTGCGACTACAACTACAACTACACCTCCTCACGCCCCCTCCTTACGGTATTCCCTCGCCAACGTTCTCAAACGACACGAA GTCACGGAGGTCACGGCGGTGGCGGTCCGGCTGTCGCCGAGGTAGTCAAGGATCGCGCCTCCGTCGTCGTCAACGAGGTCTCCCGCGGACCCGTCAACAACGAGATCATTGTCGCGAACAGAGAACGAGACGTGGCTGTCGTGCCGGCGGGCGCGCAGGTCATCAACGAGGTCACCACCACCGAGGTGTTCCCCGGTCGTCCGGGGTACGGGTACGGATACGAGCCTGGACCGGCGGGTAATCAACTCTGCACGCAATGTCGGCGCT ACTGGCACAACTCCTTCACAGAGACAGTCTGCTACCGCTGCCGCTCGTCCTACGGCTACCGAGACCGCTTCGACGACAGGCTCAGCTACCGATCGGGGTACAGCGGCTCGAGCTACGGCGGCTACGGGTCGGAGCGGTGCGCCTACTGTGAGCGGTTGCGGTTCGAAGGGCCAGGGTACCGCCACGACGGCGTGAGCATCTGCCGGGACCGGTACGGCCGGCCTGCGCTATGTAGACCGAGGAGGGTCCTGGTTGAGAAGACTGTGAAGAAGTATTACTACTAA